TCTGTTTGTGTGGGCCGGGAGCTCACCAAGCAGTTTGAAGAGGTTGTTACTGGTTCTTTAGAAGAAGTTCAGCAGGAGTTTGCTGCCCGTCCCACCATCAAAGGAGAAATAGTGCTTCTCGTCACAACCCATGCCTAAGTTCACCATCACCACCTCCATTCACTACCCTAATGCCAAGCCGCATATGGGGCATGCTTTGGAGTTTGTCCAGGCGGACTTTTTGGCGCGCTACCACCGCATGAAAGGTGAGGAAGTCTACTTCCAGACTGGCGTAGACGAGCATGGGCTAAAGATGAAGCGAGCTGCAGATACTGCCGGCAAGGCACCTAAGGAGTTTGCCGATGAGCAAGTGGCTCACTTTACTGGTTTGGCCGAAGCCCTTTCCCTGAGTCACGACCGGTTTATCCGTACTAGTGATGCGGACCATATGGCCATGGCCCAAGCATTGTGGCAGGCCTGTGCGGCTAGGGGCGACATCTACAAGAAAACCTACCGTGCCTGGTATAACATCAAGCAGGAAGAATTCTTGGGTTCTGCAGACGAAACACCCGACCCTTCCGTGTTTGGCATCGACGAAAAGTTTATTGAGCT
The DNA window shown above is from Verrucomicrobiia bacterium and carries:
- a CDS encoding class I tRNA ligase family protein, whose product is MPKFTITTSIHYPNAKPHMGHALEFVQADFLARYHRMKGEEVYFQTGVDEHGLKMKRAADTAGKAPKEFADEQVAHFTGLAEALSLSHDRFIRTSDADHMAMAQALWQACAARGDIYKKTYRAWYNIKQEEFLGSADETPDPSVFGIDEKFIELIEEENYFFAQSKYTDQVLALLRSGAYAIYPAHRAQELIRFVEEKGL